A single window of Stigmatopora nigra isolate UIUO_SnigA chromosome 22, RoL_Snig_1.1, whole genome shotgun sequence DNA harbors:
- the LOC144215362 gene encoding phosphoinositide-3-kinase-interacting protein 1-like has product MKSIHHLFTMFLSLPMFFFCTALGDSSVFNPDLKDCIESNGEGYRGVQQSSSSGLTCLKWTNISTQYDPLTGVGDHNYCRNPDSSNRPWCYITGPDGMVQKQFCYIQTCQELVATEAPKTAQPTAATPSPDANTPPKTQGDAVAGQPVMGISQRVRTGPKKKKDLGTLGYALGIVMMAVIIVLGVGITVGYFYKRGRDLKKQHEQRVYEREMQRITLPLSAFSNPTCELVDENTIVVTAQHESTPAQEEAEHADPLIDQEAGTPGA; this is encoded by the exons ATGAAGTCGATCCATCACCTGTTCACCATGTTTCTATCTttgcccatgttttttttctgcacagcCTTGGGGGACAGCAGCGTCTTCAATCCAGACCTAAAAG ACTGCATTGAGTCCAATGGAGAGGGATACAGAGGAGTCCAACAGAGTTCCTCCTCAGGCCTGACTTGTCTAAAGTGGACCAACATCTCCACACAATATGATCCATTGACAG GTGTGGGGGATCACAATTACTGCCGAAATCCAGACTCTTCCAATCGGCCTTGGTGCTACATTACGGGTCCCGATGGGATGGTCCAGAAGCAGTTTTGCTACATCCAGACATGCCAAG AACTCGTCGCCACTGAAGCACCAAAGACCGCCCAGCCGACGGCAGCCACTCCCTCCCCCGACGCTAATACCCCACCTAAGACGCAAGGGGACGCCGTTGCCGGGCAGCCGGTGATGGGAATTAGCCAGAGGGTCCGCACCGggcccaaaaagaaaaaagatctgggCACGCTTG gctatgCCCTGGGCATCGTCATGATGGCCGTTATAATCGTTCTCGGGGTCGGCATCACGGTTGGCTACTTTTACAAAAG GGGCCGAGACCTAAAAAAGCAGCACGAGCAACGCGTGTACGAGCGCGAGATGCAAAGGATCACCCTGCCACTGTCGGCCTTCTCCAACCCCACATGCGAGCTGGTTGACGAAAACACCATCGTTGTCACGGCCCAGCATGAGAGTACTCCGGCCCAAGAGGAGGCGGAGCACGCAGACCCCCTCATCGACCAGGAAGCGGGCACACCCGGAGCGTGA
- the LOC144215360 gene encoding LIM domain kinase 2-like, whose product MDDREGTDDCYCAGSGARVHEPFHMKVLQDTWHSACFQCSVCCDHLTNWYYEKDGKLYCRKHYWEKFGELCHGCSLLMTGPAMVAGEHKYHPECFVCLSCKVVIEDRDTYALVEHSKLYCGKCHKQVILTPMLEKRSHDSVLDSLPHTVTLISMPSAANGKRGFSVSALRDVNGSASVQVKEVRGMLISPEVRNAIHVGDRILEINGDPVATLLDQEVDDRIHRTGQTLQLLIEYDPVRRRLDRLRLESSRDVLGVPATSRMRLSSPSNAVLERTEVDNGTLKRRSLRRSNSICKSPGPNSPKEHLFITRDIGRSESLRSSSSCSHRIFRPCDLIHGEVLGKGFFGQAIKVTHKATGEVMVMKELLRCDEETQKTFLKEVKVMRSLDHPHVLKFIGVLYKDKRLNLITEFIEGGTLKDFIRDMDPFSWEQRVSFAKSIASGMSYLHSMSIIHRDLNSHNCLVKLDNTVVVADFGLSRLILEEKVKPAPEKTTKKRVFRRIDRKKRYTVVGNPYWMAPEMLNGKRYDEKVDIFSYGIVLCEIIGKVYADPECLPRTLDFGLNVGKFVEKFLPEDCPPAFFPLAVACCDLTPDNRPPFQKLEDCFKALSLNQELGIPLPSELDELHQSLSRLHWPKDGSPQASSPDEPQSPQPPESASPAHSGTSDNGT is encoded by the exons ATGGACGACCGAGAAG GGACAGACGATTGTTACTGTGCTGGCTCCGGAGCGAGGGTCCACGAGCCGTTCCACATGAAGGTTCTACAGGACACTTGGCACTCCGCCTGCTTCCA GTGCTCTGTATGCTGTGACCACCTGACCAACTGGTATTATGAAAAGGACGGGAAGCTGTACTGTCGCAAACACTATTGGGAGAAGTTTGGAGAACTATGTCATGGATGCTCTCTGCTCATGACTGGGCCAGCAATG GTGGCTGGCGAACACAAGTATCATCCTGAGTGCTTTGTATGTCTCAGCTGCAAGGTGGTGATTGAAGACCGGGATACCTATGCCTTAGTAGAGCACTCCAAACTCTATTG CGGCAAGTGTCACAAGCAGGTGATCCTCACGCCAATGTTGGAAAAGCGCTCGCACGACTCTGTCCTGGATTCCCTCCCCCATACTGTGACGCTCATCTCCATGCCCTCCGCGGCCAACGGCAAGAGGGGCTTCTCTGTCTCGGCTCTGCGGGACGTCAACGGCTCGGCGAGTGTCCAAGTCAAAGA GGTTAGAGGGATGCTCATTAGCCCCGAAGTGCGGAATGCCATCCACGTTGGAGACAGGATCCTTGAAATCAATGGCGATCCGGTGGCGACACTGCTGGACCAAGAG GTGGACGATCGCATCCATCGCACCGGTCAAACATTACAGCTGCTTATAGAGTACGACCCGGTGAGGCGACGTTTGGACCGTCTCCGTCTGGAATCGTCCCGGGACGTCCTGGGAGTGCCGGCAACCTCTCGCATGCGCCTTTCCTCTCCTTCCAACGCCGTTCTGGAAAGAACGGAGGTGGACAACGGCACACTAAAGAGGAGATCTTTGAG GCGTAGCAACAGCATTTGCAAGTCACCGGGGCCCAACTCCCCCAAAGAGCATCTTTTCATCACCAGAGACATCGGACGCTCTGAATCTTTGAGGTCATCCAGCAGTTGTTCTCATCGCATTTTCAGGCCCTGTGACCTCATCCATGGCGAGGTTTTGGGGAAAGGATTCTTTGGCCAAGCTATCAAG GTGACTCATAAAGCCACAGGAGAGGTGATGGTGATGAAGGAGCTACTTCGCTGTGATGAAGAGACCCAGAAAACCTTCCTCAAGGAG GTCAAAGTTATGCGGAGTTTGGATCACCCTCATGTTCTCAAGTTCATTGGAGTACTGTATAAAGACAAGAGGCTCAATTTGATCACAGAGTTTATCGAAGGGGGAACCCTTAAGGACTTCATCAGAGACATG GATCCATTTTCATGGGAGCAAAGAGTCAGTTTTGCAAAAAGCATCGCTTCTGGCATG TCTTATCTTCATTCGATGAGCATAATCCACAGAGACCTCAACTCTCACAATTGCTTGGTCAAACTG GACAACACGGTGGTCGTGGCTGACTTTGGACTGTCGCGACtcattttagaagaaaaagtCAAGCCGGCGCCCGAAAAGACCACCAAGAAGAGAGTTTTCCGACGGATTGACCGGAAAAAAAGGTACACCGTGGTCGGAAACCCCTACTGGATGGCGCCAGAGATGTTGAATG GTAAACGCTATGATGAGAAGGTGGACATTTTCTCTTATGGAATCGTTCTCTGCGAG ATCATCGGGAAGGTCTACGCAGACCCAGAATGTCTCCCCAGAACTCTGGACTTTGGTCTGAATGTGGGAAAGTTTGTGGAGAAGTTTCTCCCTGAAGACTGTCCGCCAGCATTCTTTCCGCTCGCCGTCGCGTGCTGTGACCTCACACCAGACAACCG TCCACCATTCCAAAAGCTGGAAGACTGCTTCAAAGCACTGTCCCTCAACCAGGAGTTGGGCATCCCCCTTCCCTCTGAATTAGATGAACTCCATCAAAGTCTGAGTCGACTCCACTGGCCCAAAGACGGTTCCCCCCAAGCGTCTAGCCCAGATGAACCCCAATCTCCACAACCTCCCGAATCGGCCTCCCCGGCTCATTCTGGCACATCAGACAACGGCACTTAG